The DNA window ATCCGTCGGGCCATAGCTCCTGCTACCTGACGCAGCAATATTTGGTTTTTACCGTCTTCTGTTTCCATGACTACAGTTGATCTCTCGTTCTCTGTGCTCGATTTCGGCAGATACGCCGCCATGAAACGTCCATCATGATGCTTAGACATTAGCACTTTTCCGTTGATAGGATACCAGTTTGCATGAACATTGAATGGAGACATGAATATAGATACGATAATGCGTTTATCTTTAAAGTATTCGCCTTCGTACACTTCTTCTATTGCTACTATCTTTCCATCGGCAGACGCTACCACAACACCGTTGCTATCGCCTTTGAATTGCCTATAAGGGCTCCGATAAAAGTTGAGCACTATTCCGAAAAAGACAAGTGATGCTCCACCTGCAAGATAGGATAGAAATGTGTGACGGAAGAAATACCAAAGTA is part of the Dysgonomonas mossii genome and encodes:
- a CDS encoding phosphatidylserine decarboxylase family protein: MKVHHEGRGVLTTYFIILFVLNGVLWYFFRHTFLSYLAGGASLVFFGIVLNFYRSPYRQFKGDSNGVVVASADGKIVAIEEVYEGEYFKDKRIIVSIFMSPFNVHANWYPINGKVLMSKHHDGRFMAAYLPKSSTENERSTVVMETEDGKNQILLRQVAGAMARRIVTYAQVGETGSIDEHLGFIKLGSRVDVYLPLGTEILVEMDQKVTGNQTVIAKFRA